GCTATGATGACTGATCTAATCTCTTTTTATAGGTAAAGCACTCAGCTATTCTACATGATTCAAAGACGAATTTCAATGGGATTATCTTTTGAACAAAATTGTAGTGAATCATAACTGTATGGGCATATATATGATTGGATTATCAAGCTTTTTCCTTATAAATTCACTGCCAATATTCAGTTGTGGCATTACCTCCTTTAGATTTTACAAGGAATACTTTTTTGATGTCCTGTTCAAGATTAAAAGAACTTTGTTTCTCTTTTTGGCCCAGATTTTAGTGGTGGTTGAATCTTTTCTAGGTTTCTCTCCATGGACATACTGAGTTCATGATTAGTGCAAATATTTGATTCTACTTTCACTTGTCGTAGGACAAAGCACATATCTGTAGGGTCCAAATCTGTGAAGAAGGTTCTCAATGGTGCTGGGGGTCTTTCATCTGATCTTATCAAAAATGCGATTGAGATTTTCCCGAGGGCTAAACTTTTTTCAGCTTACGGTATGTCAGTCTAGTGACCAGTTGACATATTTTCCCCATCCAAACTCATCCTTTCTTAACAAAACATTTGTTGATAGCAGAAGATTGCATGTTTAAAGTGAGGTTCCTGATGTAGGACATATATCATCTTCCAAATTTATAGTGGCACAAGTCCTAGCCTTCTTGGTGTATTCTGTGAAGTTAGCTTCAAGAATATTGATCTACGCTTCCCTAAAAACAGCATTCTGTCTCAGTCGTGCTTTCCTGATAAGTACTCTTTAAATATTTTGTAGGAATGACAGAGGCATGTTCTTCTCTGACTTTCATGACTCTTTATGACCCTACCAGAGAAAGTTGTATGCAGCATTCTTATGCCAACAGCTCCAATTTGGCACATAAACCAGACGGTATCTGTGTTGGAAAACCAGCTCCACATATTGAAATAAGAATTGCTGGTGATGATTTTTCTTGTATAGGGAGGCTCTTGACACGAGGTCTCCATGTAATGCTTGGCTACTGGGGTCAAATGCCAAGCAATAATTCTTCTCCAACTGATGAATGTTGGCTTGACACTGGTGATATAGGGCATATAGACGATTGTGGAAATATCTGGCTCATTGGGCGCTTGAAGGGTCGAATAAAGAGTGGGGGCGAAAATGTTTATCCTGAAGAGGTAAGCATCCAAGATTTTAATGCTTTTGTTCTCTTCGATCAGGCGAGCAATCAACACAAACAAGAGCAACCTACTTGATATCTTTTAAGTTGATGAGCAAATGATAGTTATGTGTTACGTAGTTAATTTTTTGTAACGGAACACCATGAATTCTTTTTGCATTGGTAATGATTCAGTGAGTTTTGTTTGTGGCTCAGGTGGAAGCTGTCTTAACGCAACATCCAGGGATTTCTGCTAGTGTTGTTCTTGGGCTTCCCCACTCTCGCTTGACCGAGATGGTCGTTGCCTGTATCAGGCTGAAAGACAATTGGcagtggactgattcaagttcgaATCATCCGGATAACAAGAACGAGCAATGCTTGTCCAGCACTGTCCTCCAGAACTTCTGCAGAGCGAGAGATTTGACAGGGTATTTTCTTTTTTCCTTAATTGTTCAAGTGAATTCGGTTGCAGCAAGTCTATCTCATGTTCCATCCCCAATCTCACCCCGCTCTTGATGCTTGGCATGATCTGATTCATATTGATGACATGAAATATTTTGCAGGTTCAAAATACCCAAGAATTTTGTGTTGTGGAAAAATCAATTTCCAGTGACAACAACAGGGAAAGTAAGAAGAGATCAAGTCAGAGAAGAACTTAAGTCATATAGGCAGTTACAACCCAGCAGACTATGACTCCACTAT
Above is a genomic segment from Lycium barbarum isolate Lr01 chromosome 12, ASM1917538v2, whole genome shotgun sequence containing:
- the LOC132623485 gene encoding 2-succinylbenzoate--CoA ligase, chloroplastic/peroxisomal isoform X1, whose translation is MANYSKAHVCQCLSRLLTVRRSSTVMIMGERRKTGMEVVEAVLGLAHGLIQLGLKPGDVVSISALNSDLYLEWLLAVAYVGGITAPFNYRWSLEETRAALQVAKPTMLVHDATCNFWIFESFADSVPSLRWQVLMDTPNEVNSTKIGLTTEQLKRSCKSHLTADYLWAPQEAAIICFTSGTTGRPKGVTISHSALVVQSLAKIAIVGYGEDDVYLHTAPLCHIGGISSALAMLMAGGCHILLPKFEAKLAVESIDQHNVTSFITVPAMMTDLISFYRTKHISVGSKSVKKVLNGAGGLSSDLIKNAIEIFPRAKLFSAYGMTEACSSLTFMTLYDPTRESCMQHSYANSSNLAHKPDGICVGKPAPHIEIRIAGDDFSCIGRLLTRGLHVMLGYWGQMPSNNSSPTDECWLDTGDIGHIDDCGNIWLIGRLKGRIKSGGENVYPEEVEAVLTQHPGISASVVLGLPHSRLTEMVVACIRLKDNWQWTDSSSNHPDNKNEQCLSSTVLQNFCRARDLTGFKIPKNFVLWKNQFPVTTTGKVRRDQVREELKSYRQLQPSRL
- the LOC132623485 gene encoding 2-succinylbenzoate--CoA ligase, chloroplastic/peroxisomal isoform X2, whose protein sequence is MLVHDATCNFWIFESFADSVPSLRWQVLMDTPNEVNSTKIGLTTEQLKRSCKSHLTADYLWAPQEAAIICFTSGTTGRPKGVTISHSALVVQSLAKIAIVGYGEDDVYLHTAPLCHIGGISSALAMLMAGGCHILLPKFEAKLAVESIDQHNVTSFITVPAMMTDLISFYRTKHISVGSKSVKKVLNGAGGLSSDLIKNAIEIFPRAKLFSAYGMTEACSSLTFMTLYDPTRESCMQHSYANSSNLAHKPDGICVGKPAPHIEIRIAGDDFSCIGRLLTRGLHVMLGYWGQMPSNNSSPTDECWLDTGDIGHIDDCGNIWLIGRLKGRIKSGGENVYPEEVEAVLTQHPGISASVVLGLPHSRLTEMVVACIRLKDNWQWTDSSSNHPDNKNEQCLSSTVLQNFCRARDLTGFKIPKNFVLWKNQFPVTTTGKVRRDQVREELKSYRQLQPSRL